The proteins below come from a single Biomphalaria glabrata chromosome 10, xgBioGlab47.1, whole genome shotgun sequence genomic window:
- the LOC106078188 gene encoding serine/threonine/tyrosine-interacting-like protein 2, with protein sequence MKNFTMETFDEDRPCSIEELENIITSPTGGLTMLPSTAFDKICEGIFLGEGDTAKNVTTMKQLGVTHVLNTALGKDAFHVNTNHVMYQRKGIKFLGLEATDAMHFDMTKYFYPAADFIHEGLTSGGQVFVHCVQGVSRSATLVIAYLMIKSHMTVQDAVRLVRSRREISPNPGFLQQLCNLNEELKKSGHFPHTNSTLAAAIENSDVEDDCGEEETCTVKDLEEILTAPIQVPSSSLSQINENIALGLSHFMNSSDRLQRFGITHVLNMSYKQGDDSDTPLYQQMGVKFLGIETQDTLTFDMTPYYELAADFIDDAVQINGCVFIHGVDGVSCSATVLIAYLMIKKHYSLKAAARYVRRKRDACINANFLQQLCDLNLKLQQCGHFKLRKNNFTDPIK encoded by the exons ATGAAAAATTTCACAATGGAAACATTTGATGAGGACAGGCCATGCAGTATTGAAGAACTAGAAAATATCATCACATCACCTACAGGGGGACTGACAATGCTGCCAAGCACAGCATTTGATAAAATATGTGAAGGAATTTTCCTTGGGGAAGG tgaTACAGCTAAGAATGTGACAACTATGAAGCAGCTCGGTGTCACTCATGTTCTTAATACTGCTCTTGGGAAGGATGCTTTTCATGTGAACACTAATCACGTCATGTATCAGAGAAAAGGCATCAAGTTCCTCGGCCTAGAAGCCACAGATGCCATGCACTTTGACATGACCAAATATTTTTACCCAGCGGCAGATTTTATTCATGAAGGACTGACATCAGGAG GACAGGTGTTTGTTCATTGTGTTCAGGGTGTGAGTAGATCTGCTACTTTGGTCATTGCCTATTTGATGATTAAAAGTCACATGACAGTCCAGGATGCTGTTCGGCTGGTTCGTTCTAGAAGAGAAATTTCTCCAAACCCTGGGTTCTTACAGCAGCTGTGCAATTTgaatgaagagcttaaaaaatctGGCCACTTTCCTCATACCAACTCCACCTTAGCTGCAGCTATTGAAAACAGTGATGTGGAAGATGATTGTGGAGAGGAAGAGACGTGCACTGTTAAAGACCTTGAAGAGATTCTTACAGCACCCATTCAAGTACCATCATCATCGTTAAGTCAGATCAACGAAAATATAGCTCTTGGTTTGAG ccACTTCATGAACAGCAGTGATAGACTTCAAAGATTTGGGATAACTCATGTTTTAAATATGTCCTACAAGCAGGGAGATGATTCTGACACCCCCCTGTATCAACAAATGGGAGTTAAGTTTCTTGGTATTGAAACCCAGGATACTTTAACATTTGATATGACTCCATATTATGAACTTGCTGCTGACTTTATTGATGATGCTGTTCAGATAAATG GGTGTGTTTTTATTCATGGCGTTGATGGAGTAAGCTGCTCAGCAACAGTGTTGATTGCTTACTTGATGATCAAGAAACACTACTCTCTCAAGGCAGCAGCAAGATATGTACGCAGGAAGAGAGACGCTTGTATCAATGCCAACTTTCTTCAGCAGCTCTGTGATTTAAACTTAAAGCTCCAGCAATGTGGACATTTTAAGTTaaggaaaaataattttactgacccaattaaatga
- the LOC106078178 gene encoding uncharacterized protein LOC106078178 — MISSGQYKHILIYNGKGSDEESRNMLYHSIDSVADKEKHVVSYITAQEIKEGVWDKTCQLIVFGGGYDRGFNEAVGQDGMSKIRDFVLAGGHYLGLCAGAYWACDHIEFDKTGPLEVVGERFLKFFPGLCIGPAFPGFQYNSTIGARAVPVYYDKVGAFDTYMNGGGYFLPYLKQIKSNNVGQELSTSLNPNLVMHSRQSLSSHSTPRMGSLRGPQHKNHSTVLHNSWKALGVYSSLENKPAAVVSCQMGKGTAILSGVHLEYPVKLLHKDDPHILQWLPVLSLSEEKRLFVFSDLLRQLGVIVRQCKAVL, encoded by the exons ATGATATCCTCTGGTCAATATAAGCATATTCTAATCTACAATGGTAAAGGCAGTGACGAGGAAAGTAGGAACATGCTCTATCACTCGATAGATTCAGTTGCAGATAAAGAGAAGCATGTTGTTAGCTACATAACTGCTCAAGAGATTAAAGAAG GTGTCTGGGACAAGACTTGTCAGTTAATTGTATTTGGTGGTGGCTATGATCGTGGCTTCAATGAGGCTGTTGGTCAAGACGGCATGAGCAAAATCCGAGACTTTGTTTTAGCTGGTGGCCACTATCTGGGTCTCTGTGCTGGGGCCTACTGGGCCTGTGATCATATTGAGTTTGACAAAACTGGTCCTTTAGAAGTCGTTGGAGAGAGGTTTCTGAAGTTTTTTCCAG GTTTGTGCATTGGTCCAGCTTTCCCGGGTTTCCAGTACAATTCTACAATAGGAGCTCGTGCTGTCCCAGTTTACTATGACAAAGTTGGAGCCTTTGACACATATATGAATGGCGGAGGCTATTTCTTGCCATACTTGAAACAAATTAAGTCAAACAATGTAGGTCAGGAGTTGAGCACATCACTTAATCCCAATTTAGTGATGCACTCCAGGCAGTCATTGTCTAGTCATTCCACACCCCGCATGGGTTCATTACGTGGCCCACAACACAAGAACCACTCGACTGTTTTGCACAACAGCTGGAAGGCCCTGGGTGTGTACTCGTCGCTGGAAAATAAGCCAGCTGCAGTGGTGAGTTGCCAGATGGGCAAAGGTACTGCTATATTGTCTGGCGTACACTTGGAGTACCCAGTGAAACTCCTCCACAAGGATGATCCACATATACTACAATGGCTACCAGTGCTTTCTTTGAGTGAGGaaaaaagactttttgttttcagtgaTTTGCTCAGACAGCTTGGTGTGATAGTTAGACAATGCAAGGCAGTATTGTGA